From one Agathobaculum sp. NTUH-O15-33 genomic stretch:
- a CDS encoding ABC transporter substrate-binding protein: MGRSFLKGGVLLGALLALLLLGTGCGNGQSAPELYLDESIPETPIKIFTQNQTVSKAIEACCKNVLNQDKSTNIVVYSDSASFYADEGLSYRELLLKRLASGTADDLYLIPAEDVLEFDEKGYIYDMSNLNCTANLSQDALIQSTYNGKVFSVPLTYTCFGFVWNVDMLKKYGLEVPENLAEFLHVCETLKENGVLPYGANKDFSLTVPVMCAGLYDIYQGENTEQTLALLSDGTVSISEYMEKGFSFLQMLIDNGYMDPEAALGTLPSSKEEKAFFQEENCAFICAIYRGQTFEDYPFEIEMTPLPILENGSICVVGADQRLAINPGSEHLDAAIAIVEALGETATLDSFAEHLGKISSSQNATAPNITQSKSIIACVSQGGQIPNQDFRLHFNVWNTVRELSQRLCQGASVAEVTAEYDARQKQEVSLYGEH; the protein is encoded by the coding sequence ATGGGGCGAAGTTTTTTAAAAGGCGGCGTGCTGCTCGGCGCGCTTCTGGCGTTGCTGCTGCTGGGAACCGGCTGCGGCAATGGGCAGTCTGCCCCGGAATTATATCTGGATGAAAGCATCCCGGAAACGCCGATAAAGATTTTTACGCAGAATCAAACCGTTTCCAAAGCGATAGAAGCGTGCTGCAAAAACGTGCTCAATCAAGATAAGAGCACCAACATCGTGGTGTACAGTGATTCCGCCAGTTTTTACGCGGACGAAGGCTTGTCATACCGCGAGCTGCTGCTAAAACGGTTGGCTTCGGGAACCGCTGATGATCTGTATTTGATCCCTGCGGAAGATGTGTTGGAGTTTGATGAGAAAGGATATATTTATGATATGTCCAATCTGAACTGTACGGCCAACCTATCGCAGGATGCATTGATACAGAGCACATATAACGGAAAGGTGTTTTCTGTTCCGCTGACCTATACCTGCTTTGGCTTTGTATGGAATGTGGATATGCTCAAAAAATACGGGTTGGAGGTGCCGGAAAACCTAGCTGAGTTTTTGCATGTTTGTGAGACATTAAAGGAAAACGGCGTGTTGCCCTACGGCGCCAATAAAGACTTTTCGCTGACGGTTCCCGTCATGTGCGCGGGCCTCTATGATATTTACCAAGGCGAAAACACGGAGCAAACGCTTGCATTGCTGTCCGATGGTACGGTATCGATCAGTGAATATATGGAAAAGGGTTTCTCGTTCCTTCAGATGCTGATCGACAATGGCTATATGGACCCGGAAGCCGCGCTCGGCACGTTGCCGTCCAGCAAGGAAGAAAAGGCGTTCTTTCAAGAAGAAAACTGCGCGTTTATCTGCGCCATCTATCGCGGACAGACCTTTGAAGATTACCCGTTTGAAATTGAGATGACGCCCCTGCCTATATTGGAAAACGGCTCCATTTGCGTGGTGGGCGCGGATCAAAGATTGGCGATTAATCCGGGCTCCGAACATTTGGACGCGGCCATAGCGATCGTGGAAGCGCTAGGAGAAACGGCAACCCTCGATTCCTTTGCGGAACATCTGGGAAAGATATCTTCCTCCCAAAATGCCACGGCGCCGAATATCACCCAGTCCAAGTCGATCATCGCATGTGTGTCGCAGGGCGGTCAGATACCCAATCAGGATTTTCGCTTACACTTCAATGTCTGGAATACGGTGCGGGAGCTGAGCCAGCGGCTCTGTCAGGGCGCAAGCGTTGCGGAAGTAACAGCAGAATATGACGCCAGACAGAAGCAAGAGGTTTCCCTGTATGGGGAACATTAA
- a CDS encoding 4Fe-4S dicluster domain-containing protein, which produces MGRALKIARVGGDCVACGSCVGACPMGAIRIASGVIAQIDGEKCVGCGKCAKICPAAVITVVERRAAE; this is translated from the coding sequence ATGGGCAGAGCATTGAAGATTGCCCGCGTTGGCGGGGATTGTGTGGCGTGCGGAAGCTGCGTGGGGGCTTGTCCGATGGGCGCTATCCGCATTGCATCGGGCGTGATCGCTCAAATTGACGGAGAAAAGTGTGTCGGCTGCGGTAAATGCGCCAAGATTTGTCCCGCTGCCGTCATAACAGTCGTGGAGCGGAGGGCAGCGGAATGA
- a CDS encoding 4Fe-4S binding protein: protein MKKRWYEFLWIAELLYWVLGLCNILFAWLGVIFFAVPLLIAIIGGNKAYCNRFCGRGQLLGLLGGKLKLSRNAPPPRFLRSKWFRYGFLAFFMTMFGLMLFSTYKVFTGAPLREAVTLLWVFKLPWQWAEVGMVAPWMAQFAFGFFGVMMTSTVLGLVTMVLFRPRSWCVYCPMGTMTQGICKIKQKKGCGSCGGAGQEDRGIT, encoded by the coding sequence ATGAAAAAGCGTTGGTACGAGTTTTTATGGATCGCAGAGCTATTATATTGGGTGCTGGGCCTGTGCAATATTCTTTTCGCGTGGCTGGGCGTTATATTTTTCGCCGTTCCGCTGCTGATCGCCATCATTGGCGGCAACAAAGCATATTGTAACCGGTTTTGCGGCCGCGGTCAGTTGCTGGGGTTGCTGGGCGGAAAATTAAAGCTGTCGCGGAACGCGCCGCCGCCCCGTTTTTTGCGCAGCAAATGGTTCCGGTACGGCTTTCTGGCTTTCTTTATGACCATGTTCGGCCTGATGCTTTTCAGCACCTATAAGGTTTTCACCGGCGCGCCGCTGCGGGAGGCGGTTACGCTTTTGTGGGTATTCAAGCTGCCGTGGCAGTGGGCCGAGGTCGGCATGGTAGCGCCGTGGATGGCGCAGTTCGCCTTTGGCTTTTTCGGCGTTATGATGACCTCAACGGTGCTGGGGCTTGTGACCATGGTGCTGTTCCGGCCGCGTTCTTGGTGCGTGTATTGCCCCATGGGAACGATGACGCAGGGAATTTGTAAAATAAAACAAAAGAAAGGATGCGGCAGTTGTGGAGGAGCAGGCCAAGAAGATCGCGGAATTACTTAA
- a CDS encoding ArsR/SmtB family transcription factor, protein MEEQAKKIAELLKTLANEHRLLILCALMKGPLTVGEIHKFTPHITASALSQHLAQLRAAGILDSEKQGMNVLYRIQDQRVVALITLIKEHYCSG, encoded by the coding sequence GTGGAGGAGCAGGCCAAGAAGATCGCGGAATTACTTAAAACACTGGCAAACGAACACCGGTTGCTCATTCTGTGCGCGCTGATGAAGGGGCCGCTTACCGTGGGCGAGATCCATAAGTTTACGCCGCATATCACAGCCTCAGCGCTGTCGCAGCATTTGGCCCAACTGCGCGCAGCAGGCATTCTGGATTCGGAAAAACAGGGCATGAACGTTCTGTACAGAATACAGGATCAACGTGTGGTGGCCTTGATTACCCTAATCAAGGAGCATTATTGTTCGGGATAA